The following proteins are co-located in the Microcystis wesenbergii NRERC-220 genome:
- a CDS encoding c-type cytochrome, with the protein MVIIVVLFLISTFLITFHLAKMSDPYIKEVLSLQGNVSRGYEIFQINCAACHGQLADGIVGPSLEDVSHRKSRISLIEQVISGKTPPMPKFQPEPQAMADLLIYLENLSKN; encoded by the coding sequence ATGGTTATAATCGTGGTTTTGTTCCTGATTAGCACCTTTTTAATCACCTTTCATCTGGCTAAGATGTCGGATCCCTATATTAAAGAGGTGTTATCCCTACAAGGTAATGTCAGTCGCGGTTACGAAATCTTTCAAATTAACTGTGCTGCTTGTCACGGTCAGCTTGCTGATGGCATCGTCGGACCAAGTTTAGAGGACGTTTCCCATCGCAAATCGAGAATTAGTCTGATTGAACAGGTAATTAGCGGTAAAACCCCGCCAATGCCGAAATTTCAGCCCGAACCTCAAGCTATGGCTGATTTATTGATTTATTTAGAAAATCTTTCAAAAAACTGA
- a CDS encoding mechanosensitive ion channel family protein yields the protein MNLLTRLEDWPYIILPITIILSFLLLGWLVEKRVVSQLLSIAREKNLRFSEGVLRSIRGLSILWFGLLGLNIALSLPNLPLFPSLILLSKKFLLVAFLASATWVVAQLSLEILRVYTTGDDGISSLTSLFEFLAKVLIFSCGFLLILSSIGISITPLLTAFGIGGVSLGLALQNTLANLMSGINIITSKKVRPGDYIELRTGEAGYVRDVDLRCTVIEEITNNLLVIPNAQIISSSFRNYSLPDHSLLIPVEVGISYDSDLEKVEKVTLEVMQEIAQLLQPHLGEYQPLILYRKFDYYSILLTVYLKVVEEEFFQHLTIKHEFIKLLHRRYRQEGITIPYPIFFPYTPTNPPS from the coding sequence ATGAACCTATTAACCAGACTGGAAGATTGGCCCTATATTATCTTACCTATCACCATCATCCTCAGTTTCCTGCTGTTGGGATGGCTTGTAGAAAAGCGCGTTGTCAGTCAACTTTTATCGATTGCCAGAGAAAAAAACCTGCGTTTCTCGGAAGGGGTTTTACGTTCCATTCGTGGATTAAGCATACTTTGGTTCGGACTTTTGGGTTTAAATATTGCCCTCTCCCTTCCTAATCTTCCCCTCTTTCCCTCCCTCATTCTCCTGAGCAAAAAATTTCTGCTAGTAGCTTTTTTAGCTTCGGCTACTTGGGTTGTTGCTCAATTATCCCTGGAAATATTACGAGTTTATACCACGGGAGATGATGGCATTTCTTCCCTAACTTCCCTATTTGAATTTCTCGCCAAAGTTCTGATTTTTAGCTGCGGTTTTTTGCTGATTTTAAGCTCGATTGGCATTTCGATAACTCCGCTGCTTACTGCCTTTGGTATTGGGGGTGTTTCCCTCGGTTTAGCTCTCCAAAATACCCTAGCTAATTTAATGTCGGGGATTAATATTATCACTTCTAAAAAAGTTAGACCGGGAGATTATATTGAACTGAGAACGGGAGAAGCTGGTTATGTGCGAGATGTGGATTTAAGATGCACAGTAATCGAAGAAATTACCAATAATCTTTTGGTCATTCCCAATGCTCAGATCATTTCTTCTAGTTTCCGTAACTATAGTTTACCAGATCACTCTCTACTGATTCCCGTGGAAGTGGGCATTAGTTACGATAGTGACTTAGAAAAAGTCGAAAAAGTTACCCTAGAAGTTATGCAAGAAATCGCCCAGTTATTGCAACCTCACCTCGGTGAATATCAACCCTTGATTCTTTATCGTAAATTCGATTACTATAGTATCCTGCTCACGGTTTATCTCAAGGTGGTAGAAGAGGAATTTTTTCAACATCTCACCATTAAACACGAATTTATTAAACTCCTACACCGACGCTATCGGCAAGAAGGAATTACAATTCCCTATCCGATTTTTTTTCCCTATACCCCCACTAATCCCCCTAGTTAA
- a CDS encoding GerMN domain-containing protein — MPSSRSSDKISLPWIIGIGLALFTAGGATAWFAVHHLSSSQKTSENPIESPTPAPISQSPIVEPVSPGPVKTSPTATPAAIPVRETRQVYWLKVTDTGNQLVTQEITVQKALSRERELTAVLQTLLAGPSNPQDMTTIPAGTKLLDLKVDKTGIKINLSREFGTDDGPDMLIGRLAQIIYTTTSNDPNAKVWIQVEGNPLELLGEGHGIEVAQPMTRKFFEENYQL, encoded by the coding sequence ATGCCTAGTTCTCGCTCTAGTGATAAAATCTCTTTGCCTTGGATAATTGGTATCGGCCTCGCTTTATTTACTGCTGGTGGGGCCACTGCCTGGTTTGCCGTCCATCACCTATCTTCCTCCCAGAAAACTAGCGAAAACCCGATTGAATCTCCTACTCCGGCGCCGATAAGTCAATCACCAATTGTTGAACCGGTTTCTCCGGGTCCTGTGAAGACAAGTCCGACAGCGACTCCTGCAGCTATTCCTGTTAGGGAAACTCGACAGGTTTATTGGTTAAAAGTGACCGATACGGGTAATCAATTAGTCACCCAAGAAATTACCGTTCAAAAAGCGCTTAGCCGCGAGCGAGAGTTAACAGCAGTATTGCAAACTCTATTAGCTGGTCCAAGTAATCCTCAGGATATGACTACTATTCCCGCCGGGACTAAATTACTTGATTTAAAAGTAGATAAAACGGGAATTAAGATTAATCTCTCGCGGGAGTTTGGCACTGATGATGGTCCTGATATGTTGATCGGTCGTTTGGCACAAATCATCTATACTACTACCAGCAACGATCCCAATGCCAAAGTCTGGATTCAAGTGGAAGGAAACCCCCTAGAATTACTAGGAGAAGGCCATGGTATTGAAGTTGCCCAACCGATGACTCGTAAGTTTTTTGAGGAGAATTATCAGTTGTAA
- a CDS encoding LmeA family phospholipid-binding protein → MEWLTITLASVLTLLTPAGAIIDTVLAHTLRSQVQKVEQLAVRVDNTPNYQALQGKIARVRISARGIYPRADVRIEKIELETEPISLDLRQLQQKNGSLAAALRRPAAGALHLVLTETNVNQALQSAAVKEPIQTLINNLIPSREELGSTKYQLSQANFNFLNNNRVALSLQLETQRPDGPAASLDLSLEVGFKLVQGRKIELIDPTATLNGRRISSRLLKGFAEGISAQLDLKNFEKQGIIARLLQLQIDDDKLSIAAFGSIEPRSGNPN, encoded by the coding sequence ATGGAATGGCTAACAATCACTCTCGCTAGTGTTTTGACCCTGTTAACTCCCGCAGGGGCAATTATCGATACGGTTTTAGCCCATACCCTTCGCTCCCAAGTCCAAAAAGTGGAACAATTAGCCGTGAGAGTCGATAATACTCCCAATTATCAGGCTCTGCAAGGCAAAATCGCTCGAGTTCGCATTTCTGCACGGGGAATTTATCCCCGTGCCGATGTTCGCATTGAGAAGATCGAGCTAGAAACTGAGCCAATTAGCCTCGATTTGCGGCAATTACAGCAAAAAAACGGCAGTTTAGCCGCCGCCTTGCGCCGACCGGCTGCGGGGGCATTGCATCTCGTCCTCACGGAAACTAATGTTAATCAAGCTTTACAATCGGCAGCGGTCAAAGAGCCAATTCAGACTCTGATTAATAATCTGATTCCCTCTAGGGAAGAATTGGGTAGCACAAAATATCAACTTAGTCAAGCAAATTTTAACTTTCTTAATAATAATCGAGTCGCCCTCAGCCTGCAGCTAGAGACCCAACGGCCGGACGGCCCCGCAGCCAGCCTCGATCTGAGCTTAGAAGTGGGATTTAAGCTAGTGCAGGGGCGAAAAATCGAGCTTATTGACCCCACAGCCACTCTTAACGGTCGTCGCATCTCCTCGCGCCTTCTCAAGGGGTTTGCCGAGGGTATATCCGCCCAGTTAGATTTAAAAAACTTCGAGAAACAAGGAATTATCGCCCGCCTTCTCCAATTGCAGATCGACGATGATAAGCTGAGTATAGCCGCCTTTGGCAGCATTGAACCTCGATCGGGGAACCCCAATTAA
- a CDS encoding flavin-dependent dehydrogenase produces MREILYREIPTPDSIAVCQWLQSDWQPASGVKTNTPNGVRLRLSEAIELSIFVWTLQRTTYLKVFRWGQRSHDRETSLTQQLDRALQKRFPPQFSTIPNIDQKNHSIFTDLEADYPLTVHYFRKMPQGEADLERLYWWEKRWRDSAKNPQQPQPVIFSSSEENDHPIAYDLIYIGGALGAIHAAQMAKLGYRVLLVERLPFGRMNREWNISRSEFQSLINLGLFTSEEFEELIFQEYIDGFNKFFDGNNPPHLKAKILHTPTVLNIAINSDKLLQSCAKKLHDQGGKILDQTEFIKADITANSVTVTLNHGGEIQQIKGRLLIDAMGSASAIAWQLNGVRAFDSVCPTVGAVVEGFEPLVWDSHYGDVLNSHGDISKGRQLIWELFPGEGKELTFYLFHYHQVHPDNPGSLLEMYEDFFTILPEYRQCDPEKLTWKKPTFGYIPGHFSTGKKDRIVSFDRILAIGDAASLQSPLIFTGFGSLVRNLERLTDLLDTALKHDLLTAKDLENVRAYQSNVAVTWLFSKGMMVATGKTLPPQRINAMLNTFFGLLADEPPEVSETFIKDKTDWLTFSRLAIKAARKNPALLLWIAEMAGSQDLIRWLGSYLDFSLDGVKNLLFGLWFPQWLKNSQSWLEKDNPRLWLKLLSFNYSLRN; encoded by the coding sequence ATGAGAGAAATCCTTTACAGAGAAATTCCGACTCCTGACTCGATCGCCGTTTGTCAGTGGTTACAATCCGATTGGCAACCCGCCAGCGGTGTCAAGACAAATACACCTAACGGGGTGAGATTGCGCTTATCGGAGGCGATCGAATTGTCGATCTTTGTCTGGACGCTGCAACGGACTACTTATTTAAAAGTTTTCCGCTGGGGTCAGCGATCGCATGACCGAGAAACATCCCTGACTCAGCAGCTCGATCGAGCTTTACAAAAGCGTTTTCCGCCGCAGTTTAGCACGATACCAAACATCGATCAAAAAAATCACTCAATTTTTACAGATTTAGAAGCGGACTATCCCCTAACGGTTCACTACTTCCGCAAAATGCCTCAAGGGGAGGCCGATTTAGAACGTTTGTATTGGTGGGAAAAACGTTGGCGCGACAGTGCCAAAAATCCCCAACAACCGCAGCCGGTAATTTTCTCTAGCAGTGAGGAAAATGATCATCCCATCGCCTATGACTTAATTTATATTGGTGGTGCCTTGGGGGCAATTCATGCGGCACAGATGGCCAAATTAGGTTATCGAGTCCTCTTAGTAGAAAGACTGCCTTTCGGACGAATGAATCGGGAATGGAACATCTCTCGATCGGAGTTTCAAAGTTTAATTAATTTAGGCCTATTTACGTCCGAGGAATTCGAGGAATTAATCTTCCAAGAATACATCGATGGCTTTAATAAGTTTTTTGATGGCAATAATCCCCCCCATCTGAAAGCCAAAATTCTCCATACTCCCACGGTTTTAAATATCGCCATTAATTCCGATAAATTGCTGCAATCCTGCGCTAAAAAATTACATGATCAGGGCGGTAAAATTCTCGATCAAACAGAATTTATTAAGGCTGATATTACTGCCAATAGTGTTACTGTCACCCTTAATCATGGTGGAGAAATTCAACAGATAAAAGGCCGTTTATTGATTGATGCTATGGGTTCCGCTTCTGCCATTGCTTGGCAATTAAACGGAGTGCGCGCCTTTGATAGTGTCTGTCCGACGGTGGGGGCAGTAGTAGAAGGATTCGAGCCGCTGGTGTGGGATTCTCACTATGGCGATGTCTTAAATTCCCATGGCGATATTTCTAAAGGCAGACAACTAATTTGGGAATTATTTCCGGGGGAAGGAAAAGAATTAACCTTCTATCTATTTCACTATCATCAAGTCCATCCCGATAACCCCGGTTCTCTGTTGGAAATGTACGAAGATTTCTTTACTATTTTGCCCGAATATCGACAGTGTGACCCAGAAAAATTAACTTGGAAAAAACCCACCTTTGGTTATATACCGGGACATTTTAGCACAGGCAAAAAAGATCGAATTGTCTCCTTTGATCGCATTTTAGCCATCGGTGATGCCGCCTCCCTGCAATCACCCTTAATCTTTACTGGCTTCGGTTCTTTGGTGCGTAATTTAGAGCGCTTAACCGATCTTTTGGATACGGCATTGAAACACGATTTACTAACAGCTAAAGACCTAGAAAATGTGCGGGCTTATCAAAGTAATGTGGCGGTAACTTGGTTATTTTCTAAAGGAATGATGGTGGCCACGGGAAAAACTTTACCACCCCAAAGAATTAACGCCATGTTAAACACATTTTTCGGTTTATTGGCCGACGAACCGCCAGAGGTTTCCGAAACTTTTATTAAGGATAAAACCGATTGGTTGACCTTTAGCCGTTTAGCAATTAAAGCGGCCAGAAAAAACCCCGCTTTACTGTTATGGATAGCAGAAATGGCTGGCAGTCAGGATTTAATTCGTTGGTTGGGTTCCTATCTCGATTTTAGCCTTGATGGAGTCAAAAATCTGCTTTTTGGTCTCTGGTTTCCCCAATGGTTAAAAAACTCCCAAAGCTGGCTAGAAAAAGACAATCCTCGCCTCTGGTTAAAGTTATTGAGTTTTAATTATAGCTTAAGAAATTAG
- a CDS encoding putative toxin-antitoxin system toxin component, PIN family: MNFARLLIETKSKINICRDAKDNYLLALAKDSQADFLITGDQDLLILQQFGITKIVTYQQFLVICRLG, encoded by the coding sequence ATTAATTTTGCACGACTACTTATTGAGACTAAATCAAAAATTAATATCTGTAGAGATGCTAAAGATAACTACCTTTTAGCCTTAGCCAAAGATAGTCAAGCTGACTTTTTAATTACAGGCGATCAAGATTTATTAATTTTGCAACAATTTGGAATAACTAAAATTGTTACTTATCAACAATTTTTAGTAATCTGTAGATTGGGTTGA
- a CDS encoding putative toxin-antitoxin system toxin component, PIN family has translation MDNKPPIKVIIDTNLWISFLIGKQLAGLKYLLIEKTLVPIFSPQLLNEINLVTKRPKLQKHFSQSKVQELLELLSIIGLCKYLSKINYTYLNTSCLLPLASCLSSLGN, from the coding sequence ATGGACAACAAGCCACCGATTAAAGTTATTATTGATACTAACCTTTGGATTAGCTTTCTTATTGGTAAACAGTTAGCTGGTTTAAAATATCTACTGATTGAAAAAACTCTTGTGCCGATTTTTTCTCCACAGCTACTTAATGAGATTAACCTTGTTACCAAAAGACCAAAATTACAAAAGCATTTTTCCCAAAGTAAAGTTCAAGAATTACTTGAACTTTTAAGCATAATTGGGTTATGTAAGTACCTAAGCAAAATTAATTACACATATCTAAACACCTCTTGCCTCTTGCCTCTTGCCTCTTGCCTATCTTCACTAGGAAATTAA